TCTGCTTAAGTGAAAGTGCTGAGATTTTAAGGTGTACAGTTGATAAAACCGTTCCCACCACCAACTAGTCCGTGTGACTTTTCTCTCTACTGTGTCACAGAGCAGACTGGAGAAATCCATCGGGTTCTGGGCTGGTGTGATTGGAGCCACTTCTGTAGCCTTCACTTGAAAACGCTTGCTTACCCAACACGGCCTTCCTGTTCTCGTTAGTTTCTTCTAGAGGGAAAAATCTGTGGTTGGACCTGGAATGTCTTCCTTGTGAAGAAACCTAGCTTCACACACGGGGTACCATGTTGGGTTTCATTTTTCAAGGAAGAGTTTCATTGACAAttttagaaggaagaaatgaaaatagaaacccATTAGACTAATCCCTGGGAAAAccccatctcttcttttttccgATGCCTTCCAGCCCCTGCCTCTATTGCCTTGTGCTGCCAGAGCTGAATTTTATTAAGGTTCTTAGTTCCCTGTCTTCCAACCCTTTTACCGACGGGGGCCTCTCTGGACCCAGGGACACATCATGTCATGGGGAGGTGGGTTGTTCTCGCTGGGGTCAAGGTTGAGAGTGAACCAGCCTTCTCTTCTGAGCCTTTTATGGCCAGCCATTCATAAGTCTGTCCAACACTGTTAGGAGTCCATTCATTGGCCCCACCAGGGTCTCCTCCTAGTGCAATGGGTCCCACACTTATTGCCTGTGGGGACGGCAGCATTTCTTCCTCAgtgggagcctgggtgcctctcTTCGTGCCCTCCTTCCCAGTGGGGCCACAGCTAGGTGGGGAGTCCACTTCACCTCTGTGGGCCTCATGGCCAAGACCTTCCAGTCCATTCTGGAGGCTGGTGCTCATAAACCTGGCTCAAGACCTTCTGGGTGGGAAGGCCAGCTTGTTCCTGAGAACATTCTGGAACACCATACAGGAGTGCTGTCACTCCAGACTGTGTAGGGTAACTAGAATCTGTTGGTGGGAGGCGTCCTGTGGAAAGGAATGTGTAAGAAAGACTTGTGTGGgagcccgggtgactcagttggttcagtgtcctcggttcaggtcatgatctcgcagtctgtgagttctggccccgtgtcgggctctgtgctgacagctcagagcctggagcctgcttcacattctgtgtctccctctctcgctgcccctcccccactcatgttcggtctctgtctctctctcaaaaataaataaacattaagagagacTTGTAAATAATGCATCCATCGACTGGTCGTAAATGGGCTCAGTAACTGTCCGTTCGGTTCAGAAAGTCATACTGTTAATGTGCTTGGCGTGCTGTCGTTGGATGCAATCGGGGAGGCTAGCTACTTGGCTTGCCAATTACTCGGGCAAATTGCTGAATTTCCATTGCCCACCATTGAATTACGATGGGTCATTTAATCACCACCTGTTTGGTGTTGCCATCCTCTCCTTCCAGATCGTTCTCTGGGGCCGGACTGAGAAATGCCTGAAAGAGACGACAGAGGAGATTCGGCAGATGGGCACCGAGTGCCACTACTTCATCTGTGATGTAGGCAACCGGGAGGAGGTATACCAGACGGCCAAAGCTGTCCGGGAGAAGGTAAGTGCCCAGGAGGGTCTGTCCCGGGTTCGGCTGGACACAAGACACAACAGCCAAAGAGAACATTCTCTCACCTGCCTGGCCTGGGAGAGAGCGTTGCGAATGGCAAAATGGCTGTTTTCGGGGCATGTCTGGGGACTGTCCCGGAAGCTGGCCCAAGCTGTGTGTGCATGTCCGTGTGCGTGAGTGTAtacgtgcatgcgtgtgtgtgtgtgtgtgtgtgtgcgtgtgttcttTGGGGCAGGGATTAGGTGTGTGGCTTGATTACATAACAGAAGTAATCACCTGTTGTCCCCTTTGGAAGAAACCTTGTGAGTTTCTGGGGGGCAAAAGTCCCATCGCCCTCTGGGAGGATCCTTCTCCTGACTCCAGCCATCTGTTCGCGGTGAACGTGTCAGTGAGCTCCACAAGAGCAAAACCCATCCTGTTTGCTATCTAGCCCGTGGTGAATGTGAAGTGCTTCTGTGTAGCAATAACCTCGTTTATCGTAAACAGGCTGTGTGCCACGAAGTATTTCTGACCCTCAGATCAACCCCGGTACGGCCAtcagctccatctcacaaatccagactgaggctcagagagatgatgTGGCTGTCCAGGGGCACACAGCCGGTGTCGAGGGGGCAGGCCCCGCCCCTGTGGGTGCAGGCCACCGGGACCGGCTGCCCTAACAGCCCCGCGGCCCCCTTGCCCACAGGTGGGCGACATCACCATCCTGGTGAACAATGCTGCCGTGGTCCACGGGAAGAGCCTGATGGACAGTGACGATGACGCCCTTCTCAAGTCCCAGCACATCAACACCCTGGGCCAGTTCTGGGTAAGGGCCGTCCTGGGCCACAGCCGGCCCTGGGCGTGACAGTGACGTGTTCCTGCCCTCCCGGCTGCtgtaggggggtggggagaggctcgCCGGGGCTTGGGCTCAGGCCAGGGGGATGTCGGGAGGCAAGGTGGCCAGGTAAGAGCAGTGACCACCCAGCCCCAGGAGACATCTGGACGCACGGAAACGCGGAGCTCGGTGCCCTGCGGTGGGCGGGcctcggccccctcccctcccatcccaggAGAGCTCAGTCATGGAGCGGTGCCTGTGCCCGGGGTGGTCGTGCTCCCCAGAAGAGGTTTCAGAGGGGCCGCTGGAGCCCACGGCAGCTCCACACTgacctcccacccaccctcagaCCACCAAGGCCTTCCTGCCGCGCATGCTGGAGCTGCAGAACGGCCACATCGTGTGTCTCAACTCCGTGCTGGCGCTGTCTGCCATCCCTGGTGCCATCGACTACTGCACGTCCAAAGCCTCGGCCTTCGCCTTCATGGAGAGCCTGACCCTGGGGCTGCTGGACTGTCCAGGAGTCAGTGCCACCACCGTGCTGCCCTTCCACACCAGCACCGAGATGTTCCAGGGTATGAGGGTCAGGTCAGTGAGCGGGGGACTCCCCTCCCTTAAGCCAAGTCCCACAGCGGATCGGACCAGGGACGTGCTTAGTATGCACAGAGagagctaaaatttaaaaataccgcGGAAGCCCCTTCTGTTTGGCTTTGTGGTCTCATACCCGATTCTCTATGTGCGAGGCGGTGGGACACTGTAGTGGCTTAGGGTCTTGCTTCTCAGGTCAGGGAGCTCTTACAAAGTATCAGTGCACATGCACGCAGTGGAATACTCCCCGAGAGAACAGTGTTAACACACGAACAGCATGGATCAATCTCAAAAGTATCacgttgagcaaaagaagccagacgctTTAAAAGAGTGCCTTCCGCATGAAGGCATTACAGGAACCTCTAGCACAGGCAAAACCAGGCCAAGGTGATAGACATTAGAATAGTGGCCATCTCTGGAGGGGCGGGGACATAGCCTGGGAGGAAGCACAAAGGAactttctagaatattttaaaatg
Above is a window of Panthera uncia isolate 11264 chromosome C1 unlocalized genomic scaffold, Puncia_PCG_1.0 HiC_scaffold_4, whole genome shotgun sequence DNA encoding:
- the DHRS3 gene encoding short-chain dehydrogenase/reductase 3, encoding MVWKWLGALVVFPLQMIYLVAKAAVGLVLPAKLRDLSRENVLITGGGRGIGRQLAREFAERGARKIVLWGRTEKCLKETTEEIRQMGTECHYFICDVGNREEVYQTAKAVREKVGDITILVNNAAVVHGKSLMDSDDDALLKSQHINTLGQFWTTKAFLPRMLELQNGHIVCLNSVLALSAIPGAIDYCTSKASAFAFMESLTLGLLDCPGVSATTVLPFHTSTEMFQGMRVRFPNLFPPLKPETVARRTVEAVQLNQALLLLPWTMHALIILKSILPQAALEEIHKFSGTYTCMNTFKGRT